In Chelmon rostratus isolate fCheRos1 chromosome 9, fCheRos1.pri, whole genome shotgun sequence, the following proteins share a genomic window:
- the gpr137 gene encoding integral membrane protein GPR137, with protein sequence MEAPTIAAPPPISSTLPPPIPLRPAVAPSVQLGFTILYTTLYAGLFLVVYVQLWLLYLYRHKRWSYQSVFLFLCLLWAALRTTLFSFYFCNALEANHLPVAVYWLLYCFPVCLQFFTLSLINLYFTQVVLKVREIYSSEVDRGLWLARCMYGALSATFLCVNVVCAALGDRGAGSGSGQRTWNLVLVRVLVNDLLFILDAVLLAALLLLLTRHSRSTSPYLISKGTTVCRTAALGAAVILLFASRACYNLTVLILSQNHRVESFNFDWYNVSDQADLRSELGDRGYLAFGAILLIWELLPTSLLILIFRVRRPAQETSSMVVNNRVLPRPYFFDDPQGSDEDAPVPWARSSYPHASWYGSETAPLLFTSNPPDQSHQHHSFYSTPQN encoded by the exons ATGGAAGCTCCAACTATAGCTGCccctcctcccatctcctccaccCTGCCTCCCCCGATCCCCCTGCGCCCGGCCGTCGCCCCCTCAGTCCAGCTTGGTTTCACTATCCTCTACACCACTCTGTACGCCGGACTGTTCCTGGTGGTGTACGTCCAGCTCTGGCTTCTCTACCTGTACAGACACAAAAGATGGAGTTACCAGAGTGTCTTTCTGTTCCTCTGCCTGCTCTGGGCTGCCCTCCGCACCACCCTGTTCTCCTTTTACTTCTGTAACGCTCTGGAGGCCAACCACCTTCCTGTGGCAGTCTACTGGCTGCTTTACTgcttccctgtctgtctgcagttctTCACTCTCAGCCTTATTAACCTGTATTTCACTCAG GTGGTACTCAAAGTGAGAGAGATTTATAGCTCAGAAGTGGACAGAGGACT GTGGCTGGCAAGATGCATGTACGGTGCATTGAGTGCCACGTTCCTCTGCGTCAATGTGGTCTGTGCGGCTCTCGGGGACAGAGGTGCTGGCAGTGGGTCAGGGCAGAGGACCTGGAATCTGGTCCTGGTTCGAGTTCTAGTCAACGATTTGCTCTTCATCCTGGATGCGGTGTTACTGGCCGCCTTGCTGTTGCTCCTGACCAGACACTCACGCTCCACCAGCCCTTACCTGATCAGCAAG GGGACCACAGTGTGCCGCACAGCTGCACTGGGAGCAGCAGTGATCTTGTTGTTTGCCAGTCGAGCCTGCTACAACCTGacagtcctcattctgtctCAGAACCACCGGGTTGAGTCATTCAACTTTGACTGGTACAACGTCTCTGACCAG GCTGACTTGCGTAGTGAACTGGGTGACAGGGGCTACCTGGCCTTTGGGGCCATCCTCCTCATATGGGAGCTGCTCCCGACAAGTTTACTCATCCTCATTTTCAGAGTGCGCCGGCCTGCGCAAGAG ACCAGCAGCATGGTCGTCAACAACCGGGTCCTACCTCGTCCGTATTTCTTCGATGACCCACAAGGCAGCGACGAGGACGCACCTGTTCCATGGGCACGCAGTTCATATCCACACGCAAG CTGGTATGGCTCAGAGACCGCTCCTCTGCTGTTTACCAGCAATCCTCCAGACCAGAGCCACCAGCACCACTCGTTCTATTCCACCCCCCAGAACTGA